The window AGCTTCTTCTTGACCATGCTCCTGAGATTCGACAATGGTATTCACTATGTTTACAAATTTTTTCACATGCATTTTCCCATTTGTATATGAAATTACAGCATCTTGAAGTTTCTCTTTCTTCTCACCCCCTTCCGAGCAAATATGTTGCATTCCCGCCAAGACTGCTTTCAATTTTTCTTTTTCTGTATAAACATTTAAAAATGCTGAAGCTTTTACTGTTTTTTTTTGCTTGGGAACTTCGATAGGAAACTCGTCTTTGATTCTTTATATTTGCCTCAAGAAAAGCGTTTGTGTACTTTGATGAACCTGAATCAGACATTTGGTGGTAGCCATATGCAACAGCCAAAAACTCTCGCAAATCCAAAAATTCGTTATATTGCTTATCCCTTGCATAGGGATCTCCATCTTTCGGTTCTGAAGATAAAAGTTTCTTTTTTTCTTCCTCGCTAAATTGATACAAATGAGAAAGTTCGTGGGCAAGAATGTTGCGGAGGTAAACATTTCTGTATGCTTCGTCAGGATTTTTTGCAATCAGATCCTTCATAGATTTTGATGTTTCATATGCCGTTTTGTACTCCGTATTATCTCGGAAAACTTCGCTCGATGGAAGTAAGATGCATTGTGCTCCGTCGGGTGCGATTGGAACTTCCAGAGATTGTCCGTTAAATTTTTGGGTATCCGCATCCATTCCGAGAACTTGAGTAAGAATTGACCAATTCTTCTCATTCGCAATCACCACTTTTACACGTCGATTTTGAGTTGGATCTAAATCTCCTTTTACGCGAGCAATATATGCAATATCTTCGGGAGTAAGTGGTTCATCACTATAGACATCGACTCCTGCTGCTGCTAGCATCTTATCCACCCTCTGAGGAATAGACTGTAATTGCTTTTCAAAAGTACTGAATTTTTCTTGAATTCCTTTTGGTTTTCCCTGATTTTTTTCTTGTAAATCCATTTTGGAATCTAAAGGTTGAAGCTGAGTCACTTCACGTCTCGCCAGGGTCTCTGCTCGTGCGACATTATGATCGATCTTCTCCGCTAAAGCGCTTCTTTGCCCTTCAATTCTATCATGAGAATCCTCCAATGACCTCGGCTGATTTGCTTCTCTGAATTTATCTAAGCCAATAACTTTGTTTTCACTTGGGCTGACCATTTTGATTATGTAATTTTTGTTTTATTTTTTCAATTTGCGACTCATCATTTTCTTTTTTTACGAAGACTAGTTTCCCATATGCTTCATCTGCTAATTTCTTTATTTTTGAAGTATAAAATTTATCAATTTCATCAATTTTGACAGTAATTTGTTTCAGTTCTTCCTCGCTTGCAGTTTTGAGTTCCCTCTTGATATCCTCAGAAACTGATTTGTATTCCTTCAAAACTCTATCGATCTGTTGGATTAAGTCATTTACAATGCTCATTTGTTAGAATAACATTCGAATAAATTTCCTTTATTGTCTCAATATGAAAAATAAAAAGTGTCCACTCTGTGGGGAGATTTGTGAGGAGGGGAAAAACACGGTAAAGGCTTATGATCTCACCTTTTGTTCTCAGAATTGTGTAAATAAGTGGAACGAGGAAGTCATTGACCCCGAAAATAAATTCAATTTAAGAGGATATAAATAATTCTACCCATTATACCAAAAACTGGCTTAATTCTCAATGCAAAGCCTTTTTCCGGGCGAGGTTTTAAATATTGGATGAACTTTGTAAGTTTTCTCTCAGAAAATACAAAAAAGCTTCGCACCGTTCTAAAAAATTTGTATAATAGGCACAGTCTCATTTATTTCGTCATTTTACCCATAATTTTATGGCAGCAACTTTTACCGACGCGAATTTTGATGCGGAAGTTCTTCATTCAGATATTCCCGTTCTCGTTGATTTTTGGGCTCCATGGTGTGGTCCATGTCAGATGATGGGACCGATAATTGAAAAATTAGCTGAAGAATATTCAGGGAAGGTAAAAATTGGGAAACTCGATGTTGAGGAAAGTCCAGGGATCGCAGAGAAATACCAAATAATGAGTATTCCGGTCCTGAAAATATTCAAAGCAGGAAAAGTGGTGCAAGAAATGGTCGGCGCGATGTCAGCGGATGCACTCAAACAGAAAATTGATGCACATCTCTGATTTGTGATGATGTGGGGCAACGTCTACTCATAATCTAAAGCAGTCACACCACGAGGCGTGACCCGCACACAACTGACTACTCACTCCTAACTGCTGACTTCCTCTCCGTCTGCCTTTTCAGCGGAGTCTTCTTCGTTCTTCCCTTTTTTCTTAAAAATCTCTCCCCGATAAATCCACACCTTTACTCCAATTGCTCCATAAGTGGTAAGCGCTTTATCTTCGGCGTATGAAATATCTGCACGGAAGGTATGAAGCGGAATTTTTCCCTGCGTAAAAAACTCATTTCTTGCAATTTCTACACCTCCGAGACGTCCAGAAACGTGAATCTTTATCCCCTTTGCTCCAGCTTCCATTGTTTTTTGAATCGCAGCCTTTGCCGCTCTTCGAAAAGCTATTCTTCGTTCAAGCTGTCTCGCAACATTATCTGCAACGAGCGTTGATTCGAGGTCTGGTCTTTTTACTTCCTTTATGGAAATATCAAATCTCTCATTAAACTTGAGGAGAAGTTCTTTCTTGAGATCTTCAACGGCGGTTCCTTGCCTTCCGATAATCACTCCGGGCTTTGCAGTATAAAGAGAAACGTGTGTACTTTTATTGGTACGCTCAATATCAATTCTTGCAATTCCAGCGGATTTTAGTTTCTCCATAAGGTGCTTTCTCACTTTAAAATCCAAATTAATGAGTTTCGGATATTTTTTCTTATCCGCATACCACCTACTGTTCCACGTATGTGTAATTCCGATTCGAAGGCCATTTGGATCAACTTTTTGTCCCATGAAAAAGAAAAAAATGGTAAAAACTATATCCCTACTTCTACACTTATATGTGATGTACGCTTTAAGAGTGGGCTGCTTCTTCCACGCGAATTTGGCATCCAACGCTTATATGTCGCTCCCTTGGTCACTAATATTTTCTTAATGATGAGCTTTGTTTTGTCCTGACCAAAATTATTTTCTGCATTTGCTATTGCGGATTGAATAATTTTTTTGAGAATATCAGCTGGTTTTTTCGGGAGATATTTGAGGAGTAAAAGCGCTTCTTCCACACTTTTCCCACGAACCATCCCTGCAACGAGGTTTGCTTTTTTTGGGGAAATCCGTACTTGTTTGAGGAGAGCTTTCATAGAATATTGCTTTTAAAAATTAAGTGGATGCTGCTGGTTTTGATGGAGTTTGTCCTGTTGACGCCGTTGACGCTGTTGATTCCTCCGAAGACTGTTTTCCTCCATGCATTCTAAACTTTCGAGTCGGAGAAAATTCTCCTAATTTATGTCCCACCATATTCTCGGTTATAAAAACAGGAATATGTTGCTTCCCATTATGAACACCAAATGTGTGCCCCACAAAATCCGGGTGGACTGCTGTTGCTCTTGACCATGTCCTGATGATTTTCTTTTGACCAGTAGCATTCATCTCGTTTACCTTTTTGAGGAGCTTCGGATCTACATATGGGCCTTTTTTTGAACTTCTCGTCATGGGAAAGAATTAAGTGAGAAAGGAAATAGGAAAAGACTAATTTTTGCCTTTTTTTCTTCGAATAATAAACCGTGAAGATGGATTTTTTCTTCTGCGCGTTTTGTATCCGAGTGCAGGCATTCCCCATGGAGTTTTTGGGTGCTTCAAGCCGATAGGACAATGTCCTTCTCCTCCTCCATGCGGATGATCAACCGGATTCATAGACTTTCCGAGTACTTGTGGTCTTCGTCCCATTTTTCGAATTCTCCCTGCCTTTCCAATAACCACATTCATGTGATCTGCATTTGAGACAATACCGACAGAAGCATAGCACTCCTTATGAATAAACCTTACTTCTCCAGAAGGAAGAGTTACCTGTGCCATATCCGCGTCAAGCGACATGAGTTTTGCTGAAGATCCAGCACTTCGCACAATCTGTCCACCTCTCTTCAGCGAAAGTTCAAGATCATGGATATCAATTCCCACTGGAATA of the Candidatus Peregrinibacteria bacterium genome contains:
- the trxA gene encoding thioredoxin, whose translation is MAATFTDANFDAEVLHSDIPVLVDFWAPWCGPCQMMGPIIEKLAEEYSGKVKIGKLDVEESPGIAEKYQIMSIPVLKIFKAGKVVQEMVGAMSADALKQKIDAHL
- the rpsC gene encoding 30S ribosomal protein S3 — protein: MGQKVDPNGLRIGITHTWNSRWYADKKKYPKLINLDFKVRKHLMEKLKSAGIARIDIERTNKSTHVSLYTAKPGVIIGRQGTAVEDLKKELLLKFNERFDISIKEVKRPDLESTLVADNVARQLERRIAFRRAAKAAIQKTMEAGAKGIKIHVSGRLGGVEIARNEFFTQGKIPLHTFRADISYAEDKALTTYGAIGVKVWIYRGEIFKKKGKNEEDSAEKADGEEVSS
- the rplV gene encoding 50S ribosomal protein L22 codes for the protein MKALLKQVRISPKKANLVAGMVRGKSVEEALLLLKYLPKKPADILKKIIQSAIANAENNFGQDKTKLIIKKILVTKGATYKRWMPNSRGRSSPLLKRTSHISVEVGI
- the rpsS gene encoding 30S ribosomal protein S19, coding for MTRSSKKGPYVDPKLLKKVNEMNATGQKKIIRTWSRATAVHPDFVGHTFGVHNGKQHIPVFITENMVGHKLGEFSPTRKFRMHGGKQSSEESTASTASTGQTPSKPAAST
- the rplB gene encoding 50S ribosomal protein L2 — translated: MPVKSFKATTPGRRKMTVIDYSQLSKRGPEKSLLTPKKSIAGRNVHGHITTRHRGGGEKRHYRRVDFLRTDKLKIPARVASIEYDPNRTAFIALLFYADGEKRYILAPEGLKEGDQVVTAENTKPQTGNRMMLKNIPVGIDIHDLELSLKRGGQIVRSAGSSAKLMSLDADMAQVTLPSGEVRFIHKECYASVGIVSNADHMNVVIGKAGRIRKMGRRPQVLGKSMNPVDHPHGGGEGHCPIGLKHPKTPWGMPALGYKTRRRKNPSSRFIIRRKKGKN